The DNA region acgtgctCGCTTCGCTCacacgttaaaatatctcaatcattaatcgcttttattaataacctagttgattaaataactattttgaaaatacagtctttttttaaatatccaattccgaaatctctacaaatcaacgttataatcgtcatccgttgattcgtaaccgaattacataatgcattattcattcgatcgcggtGTGTGAATCGCctgttcagttttgatttagaattcgcggagtacggacattttccgatatattcgggaaattgtgacTTTTGCAGCAATAATTGTTCAGCATCTTTTAAATCCTGGTCAGTAACCCTTTTCACGTCTTGGGAAATAGTAGATGGGTCTTTTAATTGAGTTTTACGTAACAAATCTTTGAAAATATGTGTACACCTCAAAAATCGTGCAGTAGCGAATAATAGCCTCGTATATTTAGAGAACCGCTTTATTTCTGGGAGAAGACCATGGAATTCGATTTCTTGTATCACTAAAcatctttcaaatttttcctCGGCTGTACTTTGATGTTTTTCCACTAATTTAGTATCTTCTTGCGGCCAATACTGTTTggattttctcaaaaactgtggCCCATGCATCCAGAACTCCATGTCTGGTTTGGTAGGTGCCTGTCGTGTAGCTAAGTCTGCAGGATTTTCACTTGTAGGAACCCATCTCCACTGATCCACATCACTCGAAGCTCTAATTTCTGCAACTCGATTGGAAACAAACTGTTTGTATTTGTTCGATTTATCTCTTATCCATCCAAGTACACACATTGAATCTGTCCAAAAACAAACTCGATTGATTGGTATTTCTAAAGATCTAGTTACACTTGCAGCTATTCTGCTTCCTAGGATTGCACCTTGTAGTTCAAGCCGTGGTATAGATAATTCTTTCATTGGGGCAACCCTAGTCCTAGAAATTACTATCATTGTATCTATTTTGTCTCCTGACTCTACTCTGAGATAGGAGATCGCTGCAAAGGCTTCTTTACTGCTTTCTGAGAATGTGTGTAGCTCTATGTTTTCAGCATTTGGTATGTTTACACTGTAACATCTTgggaatttaaaattatttatcaatttgaaattttctatcatttttctccaagttattttgaaattttctggtAATTCCTGATCCCATTCAATTTTAGCTTTCCATATTTGTTGCATTAAAATCTTTCCTTTAACAATAAAATGCGATATGAATCCCATGGGATCAAATAATGTCATAATCGACTTTAAAACATTCCTCTTGGTTGGCCGTAAGTTTTCATATTTACtgaaatcaattttgaatgtGAATTCATCAGTTCTGAAATTCCACAAAATTCCTAAACTCGATGTTctgatttttcttcagaatcttCCCGAACATTCTGGGTTCTTTCGGTTACTAAACTCATCAGAGAAACGGAATTTGATATCCAGCTAACTACTTCAAAGCCAGCAATCTGCATGGTGTTTTTAACTCCATCTAGGGCTTCCTTTTCATCATCAGCTGAATCTAAGTAGTCATccacataaaatttttcaagaatagcCTTTTGAATTTCTCCTTCGGAATAATTTTTCGCATTATAATTCTTAACAAACTGTGCACAGGCTGGCGAACATTTTGCTCCAAATGTCATAACGTTTACGTGGTAAACATCTGGTTCTCTGTAATTTTCTAAATTTCTCCATAAAATGCGTTGTGAGTCCCTGTCTTCTTCACGTATCAGTACTCTGTGGAACATTTCCCTCACGTCACCACAAAAGGCGATCTTTTTCTGACGAAATTTCAGCAAGATAGCTCCAAGAGAATTCATTTGATGAGGTCCAGTCAGCAGCATGTCATTCAGACTGATACCATTGGATTTTGCTGCTGCATCGAAGACCACTCTTACCTTTTTCTTATTTCGATTTATCACTGCAAAGTGCGGTAGGTACCATGTGCGAGGACCACAATTTTTAATCTCTTCTACTGATAGCTTTCGTAGATAGTTTTTTCTCACGTGATCTTCAAATTTGGCACAATATTCATCAGCTAAATATTCATCTTTCAAACATTTCCTTTCAGTACAATTTAATCTTTGCATGGCTGTAGCATAACTATTTGGCATTTTGCATTCATCATTCTTCCATAGCAATCCTATTTCATATCTCTCGCCAACTTGTTTTATTGTTCTATTCATTATTTCGTTGGCTCTGGTATCTTCCTCATTTACTTCAAATTTAGAAACAGGAATTGTTCCAAAAGATTCTGTAGTGTAGAATTTTTCCATGATATCCTTCAAATCTTGTTCAGGTTCTCTTTCGTCACATATATGAAAAATGTGATATCCCGATCTATTTTGTATGTCTGATTGAATTGGTCCATGTACAGACCAACCTAATTTAGATTTAGAAGCAACAATTGAGTTTGTTGGTGTAGATTGGATACGCCTGGGTATAATCAAATCGATGTTGTCCTGACCAATGATCATAACAGGTTTCACTTTCGTATAACTCTCAATAGGAATACCTTCCAAATATTGATGGTCATGTAAATTGAAAGATTGTTCAGGAAGCGATAAATTCGAAACTGTGCGAACCCCTCTTAGTAGAAAGGTGTCATCATTGTCGATTCTTGATATGTTTATGTCTAGTCGAGTAGAATTTTCTTCCTTTATCACGTCATCATTGGTCCATTGTAAACATAATGGCTGTTTTTCACCCAGTATTCCAATTTGATCGGCTATCTTGTCATGTAAGAGTGTAACTGTTGAGCCTTCATCACACAAAGCATAAATTTTGAGAGTTCCGTTTCGACCATGAATTTTGAGTGGAACGAACCGCAATAAAACTGTAGTTTCACTTCTCACCATACCAACAATATTCGTAGATACGGGTTCTGATACTATCGGGTTTTCACTTGATTTCTTGATTTCATTATGAAGAAGTGAATGATGAGACAGTTTGCATCCATTCTTTccacaaatttttttgtttctacACCTGAGTTTTTGATGATTTCTCTTGAGGcaagaaaaacataattttttcgatCTTACAACCTTCCATCTACTTTCCATATCATCCATTTCCATTTTTGGACAATTGTCATCATGGGCGGGCTCTTCACAATAATTGCATTTAAGAACTCTTCCATCATGAAGAGTGAACACTCTTTCTGTACTTCTTCCATTGTAGAAAGACGATCTCGTTTTGTCCCAGGGAAATTTAGATCTATCCCAATGTGCAGAAAAGCTAGTAACACTTACTTGACAAGCTGCCTCTGAAAAAGTAGCCAACCAATTAGCAAAATCTTCAAGATTGGTTTCACAATTTTGTCTTTTCTTTTGAATTATTACTTCACCCCATTTGATTTTCAACTCGTCTGGCAGTTTACTCACTAAATCTCTTTGTAATTGTGGATTCTGTAAATGACCAATAGAATGCAGAGATTTCATTATGGTTACGATATTAGTGACTTCGGTCGAGAAGTgtatcaatttttccaaatttgtgTCTTTTATTGGTTGTATTACTCTTATTTTGGACAGTAGCATCTCTATAATTACATCAGGTCGGCCAAAACGAGTTTCTAAAGTTGCAATAATTTTGGCCACATCAGAAGTCAACATTATACCCGCAACTGCTGCCTTTGCAGGgcctttcaaacatttttgaagTTTGAAAACAATTTCGTCTGCTGAATAACGACTTGACTCGGTTAAGTTACGAAATTGACGAATAAAAACTGGCCAATCCAGGGGATTCCCATCAAAGCAGATAAATTCTGAAAACTCACGTTCCTCTGGTCTTATATTCTGTAGAACTGTATTATTCACCGAATGGAGTACCTCATTAACGGTCTCACACAACATCTTAACACTTGGATCACATTGCTGTGGGAATGTGTTAATGTACTTTTCTGTGTCATCATCAATCTCttcttgttttctttcaacCCATTGATTTATCATTGTATTGTTATAGTATTTTTTTTCACTGTGCCTGCCCTCTTCTTCATCTAATTCTTCTTTTCCTGAAGCATCTTCGTCTTGTACTAATTCTTCTTCCAGATTTAACAGTCTCAAAGCATTTTCAATCTCCAGTTTCTTCATCTCTATTTCCTGCCTTTTTCTTTCAGTTTCCAAATTAATTCTTCTTCTGGCTACATTAATGCTTAGA from Coccinella septempunctata chromosome 1, icCocSept1.1, whole genome shotgun sequence includes:
- the LOC123322811 gene encoding uncharacterized protein LOC123322811; translated protein: MNGKERPQRSGAGIRKTLSQDFVWPDSFGRKEDLGQKKDTIVGNEPSRDQAETSEVIKRPKSIASMKSKSMSRESLRTSKTLSINVARRRINLETERKRQEIEMKKLEIENALRLLNLEEELVQDEDASGKEELDEEEGRHSEKKYYNNTMINQWVERKQEEIDDDTEKYINTFPQQCDPSVKMLCETVNEVLHSVNNTVLQNIRPEEREFSEFICFDGNPLDWPVFIRQFRNLTESSRYSADEIVFKLQKCLKGPAKAAVAGIMLTSDVAKIIATLETRFGRPDVIIEMLLSKIRVIQPIKDTNLEKLIHFSTEVTNIVTIMKSLHSIGHLQNPQLQRDLVSKLPDELKIKWGEVIIQKKRQNCETNLEDFANWLATFSEAACQVSVTSFSAHWDRSKFPWDKTRSSFYNGRSTERVFTLHDGRVLKCNYCEEPAHDDNCPKMEMDDMESRWKVVRSKKLCFSCLKRNHQKLRCRNKKICGKNGCKLSHHSLLHNEIKKSSENPIVSEPVSTNIVGMVRSETTVLLRFVPLKIHGRNGTLKIYALCDEGSTVTLLHDKIADQIGILGEKQPLCLQWTNDDVIKEENSTRLDINISRIDNDDTFLLRGVRTVSNLSLPEQSFNLHDHQYLEGIPIESYTKVKPVMIIGQDNIDLIIPRRIQSTPTNSIVASKSKLGWSVHGPIQSDIQNRSGYHIFHICDEREPEQDLKDIMEKFYTTESFGTIPVSKFEVNEEDTRANEIMNRTIKQVGERYEIGLLWKNDECKMPNSYATAMQRLNCTERKCLKDEYLADEYCAKFEDHVRKNYLRKLSVEEIKNCGPRTWYLPHFAVINRNKKKVRVVFDAAAKSNGISLNDMLLTGPHQMNSLGAILLKFRQKKIAFCGDVREMFHRVLIREEDRDSQRILWRNLENYREPDVYHVNVMTFGAKCSPACAQFVKNYNAKNYSEGEIQKAILEKFYVDDYLDSADDEKEALDGVKNTMQIAGFEVVSWISNSVSLMSLVTERTQNVREDSEEKSEHRV
- the LOC123322803 gene encoding uncharacterized protein LOC123322803 produces the protein MIVISRTRVAPMKELSIPRLELQGAILGSRIAASVTRSLEIPINRVCFWTDSMCVLGWIRDKSNKYKQFVSNRVAEIRASSDVDQWRWVPTSENPADLATRQAPTKPDMEFWMHGPQFLRKSKQYWPQEDTKLVEKHQSTAEEKFERCLVIQEIEFHGLLPEIKRGYCKVGELDQAKLQEKHRKIEELVIQNILDFVE